One window from the genome of Desulforamulus ruminis DSM 2154 encodes:
- a CDS encoding host-nuclease inhibitor Gam family protein, translating to MARKRLEGTSLQTWEDVNLNLKEIAECELAIEVIENKMNQKIHDLKLDAEMKAQAHQERIKVLAAEIKEFSEYNRDDFKGKTKTMNFGSFGFRKSTKIVYKNAQAVLEALKARRMSDCIKTTETILKDKLKEYSEEDILAVGANKRIENVFWYETDREKLKQS from the coding sequence ATGGCAAGAAAAAGATTGGAGGGTACTTCCCTTCAGACCTGGGAGGATGTGAATCTAAATCTTAAGGAGATAGCAGAATGTGAACTGGCCATTGAGGTTATTGAAAACAAAATGAATCAAAAAATACACGATCTTAAACTAGACGCTGAAATGAAGGCCCAGGCACACCAGGAACGAATCAAGGTTTTGGCAGCAGAAATCAAAGAGTTTTCGGAATATAATCGGGATGATTTCAAGGGAAAAACTAAAACGATGAACTTTGGCTCCTTTGGGTTCCGGAAAAGTACCAAGATTGTATATAAAAATGCCCAGGCTGTACTGGAAGCCTTAAAGGCCCGGCGCATGTCGGACTGCATTAAGACAACGGAAACCATTCTGAAAGATAAGCTCAAGGAATATTCGGAGGAAGACATTCTGGCAGTCGGAGCTAATAAACGGATTGAGAATGTTTTCTGGTATGAAACAGACCGGGAAAAACTAAAACAATCTTAG
- a CDS encoding 3D domain-containing protein, whose protein sequence is MRKLVIFVALAAVLYSPAEKTFTEDGPPFPIQQVSRGKDKTILLMEATAYCYTGRRTASGTWPSEERTIAADPAILPLGTKVYIDGFGCRIVEDTGKDIKGNRIDVYIKSHAAAVKFGRQNLNVTVLE, encoded by the coding sequence GTGAGAAAACTTGTTATATTCGTGGCTTTGGCAGCAGTGTTATACAGTCCGGCAGAAAAAACTTTTACAGAAGATGGCCCTCCTTTCCCTATTCAACAGGTAAGCCGGGGGAAGGACAAAACGATCCTACTTATGGAAGCAACGGCCTATTGTTATACGGGCCGCCGTACAGCTAGTGGGACATGGCCTTCTGAGGAACGGACAATTGCTGCTGATCCTGCAATACTCCCTCTCGGCACTAAGGTTTATATTGACGGCTTTGGGTGTCGAATTGTTGAAGATACCGGTAAGGACATCAAAGGGAACCGGATTGATGTGTATATAAAAAGTCATGCGGCAGCCGTAAAGTTTGGACGCCAGAATTTGAATGTGACTGTTTTGGAATAA
- a CDS encoding ATP-binding protein: MELAANIIKTQFKGVPTVTGGNATPTKDPCPFNRCDGSGLISFKKNGLDFMEHCECLEVKNKIRKIGELFDRAGIPKKYAAKTLDQYSPRNELQHRALEIARRYVEKYQEIKETEKNGLYFVGPTGTGKTHLAYAIVNALIERYQIPAVVSVVPDLLDLLRPKRENNEAENRLELAKSNELLLLDDFGSERESSWVTERMFVIVNARCERQLPTIITSNVPLDLLEKDVHGRTVLAWERITSKIRDMCYQILMDGEDFRRLSAR; encoded by the coding sequence TTGGAATTAGCAGCCAATATAATAAAAACTCAATTCAAAGGGGTTCCTACGGTAACCGGGGGGAACGCTACGCCAACGAAGGACCCCTGCCCTTTTAACCGGTGCGACGGGAGCGGATTAATCAGTTTTAAAAAAAATGGTTTGGATTTCATGGAGCACTGTGAATGCCTGGAAGTAAAAAATAAGATAAGAAAAATTGGAGAGTTGTTTGACCGGGCGGGAATTCCTAAGAAATACGCTGCTAAGACACTGGATCAATATTCCCCTAGAAATGAGCTACAGCACCGGGCCTTAGAAATCGCACGCCGCTACGTGGAAAAGTATCAAGAAATAAAAGAGACTGAGAAAAACGGACTCTATTTTGTTGGCCCCACAGGTACCGGAAAAACCCATTTGGCTTACGCCATTGTGAATGCCCTTATTGAACGCTACCAAATCCCGGCGGTGGTGAGCGTAGTGCCGGACCTCTTAGATTTGCTCCGGCCAAAGAGAGAAAATAATGAAGCTGAAAACAGACTCGAGTTGGCTAAAAGTAACGAATTGCTTTTGTTAGATGACTTTGGATCAGAACGAGAAAGTTCCTGGGTGACGGAGAGGATGTTTGTTATCGTGAATGCAAGGTGCGAAAGGCAGCTTCCCACTATCATCACTTCCAATGTTCCTCTGGACCTCCTGGAAAAAGATGTCCATGGCAGAACTGTGCTGGCCTGGGAACGGATAACCTCGAAGATACGGGATATGTGCTATCAAATCCTGATGGACGGAGAAGATTTCCGCCGCCTTTCAGCGAGGTAG